Proteins from a single region of Cytophagaceae bacterium:
- a CDS encoding nucleotidyltransferase domain-containing protein yields the protein MSDIKPILVSFKKEVQNILGENLQDVILFGSYARGENSSESDIDLLMVLKNQEKSKVEYWNILGDTILKYDLLYNKLFSVKFASKKQYLNSQMPFYSELRKDGILI from the coding sequence ATGTCTGATATTAAACCAATTCTGGTTTCCTTCAAAAAAGAAGTGCAAAATATTCTGGGCGAAAACCTTCAGGATGTGATTCTTTTTGGCTCCTATGCCAGAGGAGAAAATTCTTCTGAGTCGGATATTGATTTATTAATGGTTTTAAAAAATCAGGAAAAAAGTAAAGTAGAGTATTGGAATATTTTAGGAGACACAATATTAAAATATGATTTGCTTTACAATAAATTATTTTCCGTAAAATTTGCCTCAAAAAAACAATATTTGAATTCACAAATGCCCTTCTATTCTGAGTTACGGAAAGATGGAATATTGATATGA
- a CDS encoding Gfo/Idh/MocA family oxidoreductase has protein sequence MNTFNINRRNFLKGAMATLAMSQFGAYGMDLINPSKPYRVGLIGAGWYGKSDLFKLIQVVPVEVVALCDVDKNILKGAAEMVSKRQKSGKIPKLYGDYRKLLAENELDIVLIGTPDHWHALNMIDAVKKGANVYVQKPISVDVMEGEAMLAAARKYDKTVQVGMQRRSTPIFIEAKKNYIESGLIGRIQHVEMCCYYPMRNNTNPPLQPVPDFLDYEMWTGPAPLRPYDNLPHRGWWRAFREYSNGIVGDMCVHMYDAARWMLDLGWPTKITSVGGIYLQKESKSNISDTQTAVFEHGELNCVWQHRSWGTSPDPDYPWALFIYGENGTLKMSTTRYDWVPLNGKPVRKDVVYEREKYPEDLKEPGIELHAAPATRAHMLDFVAAIEGNKRPVSDIEQGYISTTACILANISMDLGRPLVYDPENKVVKNDQEATLRLSRSYRSPWEHPDYRKV, from the coding sequence ATGAATACTTTTAATATCAATCGCCGGAATTTTCTAAAGGGAGCAATGGCAACACTTGCGATGAGCCAGTTTGGAGCCTATGGTATGGACTTGATTAATCCATCAAAACCCTATCGGGTGGGCTTAATAGGTGCTGGCTGGTACGGGAAAAGTGATCTTTTCAAATTGATCCAGGTTGTACCGGTAGAGGTGGTTGCCCTTTGTGATGTCGATAAAAATATTCTTAAGGGTGCCGCAGAGATGGTGTCGAAAAGGCAAAAATCCGGAAAGATACCCAAACTTTATGGAGATTACAGAAAACTACTAGCTGAGAATGAGTTGGATATCGTGCTCATAGGCACTCCTGATCACTGGCACGCTCTTAACATGATTGATGCGGTTAAAAAAGGGGCAAATGTTTATGTGCAAAAACCCATAAGTGTAGATGTGATGGAAGGTGAAGCCATGTTAGCCGCTGCTAGAAAATACGATAAGACCGTGCAGGTTGGCATGCAAAGAAGATCTACGCCTATTTTTATTGAGGCTAAGAAAAACTATATCGAAAGTGGATTGATAGGTCGCATTCAGCATGTGGAAATGTGTTGCTATTACCCAATGAGAAATAACACCAACCCACCTCTTCAGCCGGTTCCAGATTTTTTGGATTATGAAATGTGGACTGGTCCGGCCCCTCTTAGACCATACGATAATTTACCTCACCGAGGCTGGTGGAGAGCATTTCGAGAATATAGTAACGGCATAGTTGGAGATATGTGTGTACACATGTATGATGCGGCTCGATGGATGCTTGATCTGGGATGGCCTACCAAAATTACTTCAGTTGGGGGTATTTACTTACAAAAGGAAAGCAAATCTAATATTTCAGATACACAGACTGCAGTTTTTGAACATGGTGAGCTTAATTGCGTTTGGCAACACCGGAGTTGGGGTACTTCGCCCGACCCCGACTATCCCTGGGCATTGTTTATTTATGGTGAAAATGGTACGCTCAAAATGAGTACAACAAGGTATGATTGGGTTCCGTTAAACGGGAAGCCTGTGAGAAAAGATGTAGTTTACGAAAGAGAAAAATATCCCGAAGACCTCAAAGAACCAGGAATTGAACTGCATGCAGCTCCGGCAACCAGAGCCCACATGCTAGATTTCGTAGCAGCTATTGAAGGTAATAAAAGACCTGTTTCAGATATTGAGCAAGGGTATATTTCAACAACCGCCTGTATTTTGGCCAACATTTCGATGGATTTGGGAAGACCACTTGTATATGATCCTGAAAACAAAGTGGTAAAAAATGACCAGGAGGCTACTTTGAGGTTAAGCAGGAGTTATCGCTCGCCATGGGAACATCCAGACTACAGGAAAGTTTAA
- a CDS encoding HEPN domain-containing protein: MKNKVHLALERAIDCLSDTDIIIKNELNFASVNRAYYSVFYAISALLYSKDIFVKTHSGAISKFNELFIKESVFDLETAKSVSLIFEMRQGADYDLEYELGDKEAELAVKIAHNFINQVVQYFQKNPIN, from the coding sequence ATGAAAAACAAAGTACATTTAGCCCTTGAAAGGGCCATAGATTGCTTGTCCGACACCGATATAATAATCAAAAATGAATTGAATTTCGCCTCTGTTAACAGAGCTTATTACTCAGTATTTTACGCCATATCCGCTTTATTATATTCTAAAGACATTTTCGTTAAGACTCATTCAGGGGCTATTTCGAAATTCAATGAATTATTCATCAAAGAGAGTGTTTTTGATTTGGAAACTGCAAAATCAGTAAGCCTTATTTTTGAAATGAGACAAGGTGCTGATTATGACCTTGAGTATGAACTAGGTGATAAAGAAGCAGAATTAGCAGTTAAAATAGCACATAATTTTATTAATCAGGTTGTTCAATATTTCCAGAAAAACCCTATTAACTAA